ATATTTACGATCTGGGAGACGCGCTCCTTCTGGTGGCCAGCGACCGGATCTCGGCCTTCGACGTCGTCCTTCCGGACGGAATTCCCGGAAAAGGATATGTTCTGACTCAACTTTCAAAATTCTGGTTTGAATGGTTCGCGTCGGCCGAAAAAACTTTTTCGCATCATCTGATCACCACCGAAATCGCGGAATTTCCGGAACCCTGTCGGCGATTTAAAGAGATTTTGGACGGACGGAGCATGCTGGTGCGGAAGGCCGAGCCCCTTCCGGTCGAATGCATCGTTCGTGGGTACCTGTCCGGCTCGGGTTGGAAGGAGTACCGCCGGGGCGGGACGATCTGCGATCTGCCGCTCCCTCCCGGAATGAAGGAGTCCGATAAACTGCCCGAGCCGATTTTCACGCCGTCCACCAAAGCCGCGGAGGGTCATGACGAGAATATTTCATTCGACCGAATGAAGGAGGCGGTGGGGGAAGCCGTCGCGAAACAGGCGCGGTCCTTGAGCCTGGCCGTTTACAAACGGGCCTCGGAGTTCGCGCGCACCCGCGGCATTATCATCGCCGACACCAAGTTGGAGTTCGGCCTCGATACGCGGACGGGGGGGCTCATGCTGATCGACGAGGTTCTGACCCCGGATTCTTCCCGGTTCTGGCCGGCGGACGGCTATGCCTCCGGAAAACCTCAACCCAGTTTTGACAAGCAGTTCGTTCGCGACTATCTGGATTCCTTGCCATGGGACCACCGTCCGCCGGCGCCTAGCCTGCCGAAGGAAGTGATACAAAAGACCAGCGATAAATATTTCGAGGCGATGGCTCGTTTGACAAGCCGAGCCGTTTGAATCCGCCTCAGCGGGGGTTCGGATCCCGGACCACGTCGGGGTTTTCGGGGTCTTCCAGGTCTCCGCGGGCGATGTAATCCGCCCAGATCAGCACCATGTTTCCACTGTCCCGGATCGCCCGAATGCCGTCCTTGAGATGCTGGATCATCGAAGGTGTGGCGCCGTTGCGTTCGATCTCGGCCAGTTCGTCCGACAGCGTTCGATTCAGTTTTTCCAGCGCGCCGGCGACGTCGGCCAGAGCCTGTTTCATTTGGGGCGTCATTTTATTCGTAAGCCTCCGCCGGCATGGACTCGTTGAACTCAAAACGGCAATTTTTGCATCGGAGAAAAAGACGACTGTCACGGACGGTTACGGTGCAGCGAAAATCCATCTCGGCCCCGCGCAACCCGCACTGCGGACATGGGAATCCCTTCAACCATGAAACGATTTCGGGATTCGATAACTGGTAAAGTTTGAGCTCGGTGCTGACGGGAAAGCTGTACCGGCAACCCGCGCACATCGCCGTGTAGACATTTTCTCCATCCGGACTTTCGGTCTTGATCCGGACGAGGAATTCCTGTTTTCGGCAAATCGGACAGGCAATTGTACCCAGCCGCTCTTGTATGGCCTCCGTCGTGGTCACAGGCTCTCCTCCATGAAGTCTGATCAGTATAACAGACCACAATCTTCCTGCGCAACTTGAACCGCACCCCCTTGTCCAAGGCCGTATTGTGTCTGAAAAAGGCTATTTAGAACTGAAAACGTTAAAAATTGGTTGACAAGAACGCGATGGACTAAATATACTCATAAACTCCCCGGCAATGTTGCATTTACAAACAGGATCGTAAAACAAGCGAGGAGAA
The window above is part of the Nitrospiria bacterium genome. Proteins encoded here:
- a CDS encoding phosphoribosylaminoimidazolesuccinocarboxamide synthase, which encodes MKKQNRWNGPLVLETDLEVLGPRKQGKVRDIYDLGDALLLVASDRISAFDVVLPDGIPGKGYVLTQLSKFWFEWFASAEKTFSHHLITTEIAEFPEPCRRFKEILDGRSMLVRKAEPLPVECIVRGYLSGSGWKEYRRGGTICDLPLPPGMKESDKLPEPIFTPSTKAAEGHDENISFDRMKEAVGEAVAKQARSLSLAVYKRASEFARTRGIIIADTKLEFGLDTRTGGLMLIDEVLTPDSSRFWPADGYASGKPQPSFDKQFVRDYLDSLPWDHRPPAPSLPKEVIQKTSDKYFEAMARLTSRAV